The Pleuronectes platessa chromosome 11, fPlePla1.1, whole genome shotgun sequence genome includes a window with the following:
- the LOC128451103 gene encoding homeodomain-interacting protein kinase 3-like, which produces MPENEFEIIGGELINSPTTTYEAQKFLGSGTNGLVIQCRDVRTNDTVAIKMFKRKTDIEFAKEEEDILRALEDLHSEWFNVVRLNSSFTYKSHYCLVFELLDMDLLKFMKINPGNRLQLKEIRPILQQLATSLDFLKSAGVVHSDLKPENIMMVDHVRQPLKVQVIDFGLACNNPEEKIGHTLQTLYYRSPEILQCAPFDEAIDVWSLGCIAAELLMGMPLFPAQDEDSLINQSSGEDAEAEHCDLESFNDLLAQMLMTNRFERIDPRLILQHPFLSMSHLKGRFKNSLYTKSSEGLMDICEEQSYGYGEHVDHTVLQMSSNEESSSSTAGPAMEGSPAGMIGEQLSYSFLKNFSSRKKEEITSKLKAGHVSSDFREVQ; this is translated from the exons ATGCCTGAAAATGAGTTTGAAATCATTGGAGGGGAACTGATCAATTCCCCCACTACAACATACGAGGCACAGAAATTCCTGGGCTCTGGAACCAACGGACTGGTCATCCAATGCAGGGATGTGAGAACCAATGACACGGtggcaataaaaatgtttaaaaggaaGACAGACATTGAGTTTgcgaaggaagaggaggacatcTTAAGAGCCTTGGAGGACCTACACTCAGAATGGTTCAACGTTGTCAGATTGAACAGCTCATTCACCTACAAGAGCCATTATTGTCTGGTGTTTGAGCTCCTAGACATGGATCTGCTGAAATTCATGAAGATCAATCCGGGTAATCGCCTTCAGCTGAAGGAAATCCGCCccattctgcagcag CTGGCTACATCATTGGACTTTCTGAAAAGTGCAGGGGTCGTCCATTCAGATTTAAAGCCTGAAAACattatgatggtggatcatgtcaGGCAGCCACTGAAGGTTCAAGTCATTGACTTTGGCTTAGCCTGCAACAATCCTGAGGAAAAGATAGGACACACCCTCCAGACCTTGTATTACAG ATCTCCTGAGATTCTGCAATGTGCACCTTTCGACGAGGCCATCGACGTTTGGTCGCTAGGCTGCATTGCTGCAGAATTGCTTATGGGCATGCCACTGTTCCCTGCCCAGGATGAGGACAGCTTG ATTAATCAGTCCTCGGGAGAAGACGCCGAAGCTGAACACTGTGACCTGGAGAGCTTTAACGATCTTCTGGCACAGATGCTTATGACGAATCGGTTTGAAAGAATTGACCCCAGACTAATTCTGCAGCATCCTTTCTTGTCGATGAGCCACCTTAAGGGACGGTTCAAAAACAGCCTCTA TACGAAATCGTCTGAGGGTCTGATGGACATCTGCGAGGAACAGAGCTATGGCTATGGAGAACATGTAGACCACACAGTCCTGCAAATGTCGTCGAACGAGGAATCCTCCAGCAGCACTGCCGGCCCAGCCATGGAGGGCAGCCCTGCTGGGATGATAGGGGAGCAGCTTTCCTATTCCTTCTTGAAGAACTTCAGCAGtcggaaaaaagaagaaattacCTCAAAACTGAAAGCCGGGCACGTGTCTTCAGACTTTAGGGAAGTGCAGTGA